ATTGAGAATATAAAGCAAGAGTTTAATAGGGCGAGGCGAATGCCGCGTATAGTCAAGCCTATAACTATCGTCTTATCCGGAGGCACTTCACTTCCCAAAGGTTTTAGCCAGAGATTTAAACAGCTTTTAGACCAACTGAAACTACCTATTCCAGTTGGCTCTGTGAGGATGGCATCTCAACCATTAAGAAGCGTAGCAAAGGGAGCATTGGTAGCAGCAAGTGCTGATGAGAGTAAGAAATAGATGGAAGTAGCTGTGAAAGAGGGCAAATATATTTATTGCATAATAGCAGCCGATGTTACAAAGACTTTTGGCCCGTTAGGGATTGGGGGAAGAGGCGATGAAATATATACTATCTGTTTTAATGATATTGCTGCAGTGGTGAGCAATTCTCCGGTTAAAAAATATTCTCTCTCAAGAGAAAATCTAATTCCTCATGAGCGAGTTATTGAAGAGGTAATGAAGACTTATACAGTTTTGCCAGTAAGATTCGCCACAATTACTGAAGATGAAGATGAAACACGAGTAAGAAAGATATTAGAAAGAGAATATGATAGATTTGTAGATTCATTAAAAAATATGGAAGGCAAGAAAGAACTCGGGTTAAAAGCAATATTTAAAGAGGAGGTTATTTATAAAGACATCTTAGGAAAATATGAAGACATAAGGCTGTTAAAAGAAAAACTCGCAGCACTGCCTCCTGAGAAGACATATTATCAACGCATGGAGATAGGAGAAAGGGTTAAGGCAGCGTCAGAAAAGGAAAAGGAGAAATGCAAAGGAGATATATTAAATACCCTATCACCTTTAGCAGTAGAAGTTAAGACTAATAATACCTATGGTGAGTTGATGATTTTTAATGCCGCCTTTTTAGTCAAAAAAGACAAAGAACCAGAGTTTGACCAAAAGGTTGAGGAACTCAATACAAAATATGGCGATAAAATAAAATTTAAGTATGTGGGAACACTGCCGCCGTTTAATTTCGTTAACTTAGTAATAGAAACTGGGAAATATTAGAGATGTTTTTAATTGATGACATATTACTTGCGCCATTGAAAGGCGTAATTTGGTTGGGTAAGAAAATTAACGAGGTAGCAGAAAAGGAAGTTTCTGATGAAGGTCGTATAAAAGAAAAACTTATGGAA
This window of the Nitrospirota bacterium genome carries:
- a CDS encoding gas vesicle protein GvpG, with the protein product MFLIDDILLAPLKGVIWLGKKINEVAEKEVSDEGRIKEKLMELQLRFEMDEINEEEYEKQEEELLARLSAIRKAKEEEV
- a CDS encoding GvpL/GvpF family gas vesicle protein, producing MEVAVKEGKYIYCIIAADVTKTFGPLGIGGRGDEIYTICFNDIAAVVSNSPVKKYSLSRENLIPHERVIEEVMKTYTVLPVRFATITEDEDETRVRKILEREYDRFVDSLKNMEGKKELGLKAIFKEEVIYKDILGKYEDIRLLKEKLAALPPEKTYYQRMEIGERVKAASEKEKEKCKGDILNTLSPLAVEVKTNNTYGELMIFNAAFLVKKDKEPEFDQKVEELNTKYGDKIKFKYVGTLPPFNFVNLVIETGKY